In the Deltaproteobacteria bacterium genome, TCTAATATAATAGAAGACTGGCTGACATTTGATTCATCAGTGCTTGAGAGATATGGAAAACAGGAAGGGGTCCAGAAGGGATATAATCCCAATAAAAAAGGTCGGGGCAGCCACAACCCTCTCTTTGCCTTTCTGAACAAGAGCAAATATGTAGTAAACCTATGGAATCGTCCCGGCAATGCGGCATCGTGCAACAACATCCTTGGTTTTTTTGAATCCACATGGCATAGACTCAACGGCCTGATAAAGATAAATGGGATTATAGCAGACAGCGGTTTCTATTTGTTAGAGTTCATACAGATGATAGAGGTAAAGGGTCTCAAATATATAATAGCCGCCAGACTTTACGGGCCGTTACAGAGGAAGATATATTCCATTATCAATACCAACTGGGAAGAAATAGCAGACGGCATATGGGTTTCAGGGTTTATGTTCAAGCATAACGAATGGGATAAAGAACGGAGATACATAGCTGTGCGTCAGGATATAAAAAAGAGGAACCATGCTATGGGTAAGACCCTCCCTCTATTTAAGAATGATTTTGACATGAACGAATATCGTTACAGTGTATGGGTAACCAACTTAGAAGATAAACCATATGAGGTTTGGAATAAGTGCAGGCCGAGGGCAAATGATGAGAATACGCTGAAGGAGTTAAAAGAGGATTTTGCCCTTGGCGGTTTCTCAATGAAGAAGTTTTACTCTACAGAGGCATCAATGCTAATACGAGTATTCATCTATAACCTGTTTGTCTTATTCAGATACGAGATATTTGAACAGAAAGAGAAAATAGAACGATTAAAGACCATGAGGTATAAATACTTTGTGCTTCCT is a window encoding:
- a CDS encoding IS1380 family transposase yields the protein YGGFSLVAAFFEKINIREVLEAVIPVKEISPNSIGIYGKVLAYTLMLYAGGSRFSHLLYLGCHEILSTLFAVQRLPLASTTLTRLFGKINKLKDVESMSDGLWSYLSKLIPWSNIIEDWLTFDSSVLERYGKQEGVQKGYNPNKKGRGSHNPLFAFLNKSKYVVNLWNRPGNAASCNNILGFFESTWHRLNGLIKINGIIADSGFYLLEFIQMIEVKGLKYIIAARLYGPLQRKIYSIINTNWEEIADGIWVSGFMFKHNEWDKERRYIAVRQDIKKRNHAMGKTLPLFKNDFDMNEYRYSVWVTNLEDKPYEVWNKCRPRANDENTLKELKEDFALGGFSMKKFYSTEASMLIRVFIYNLFVLFRYEIFEQKEKIERLKTMRYKYFVLPAQLGSDGRKMILRISVIKQKVRSKLLYLYNRINQYVPASNNICNAFG